The following proteins come from a genomic window of Sorghum bicolor cultivar BTx623 chromosome 3, Sorghum_bicolor_NCBIv3, whole genome shotgun sequence:
- the LOC8079242 gene encoding CLAVATA3/ESR (CLE)-related protein 10 gives MAKPSNSALRRPPLLKRSTTKRREAERHYAMKPSHCLCLLFLVSILVASSAVVTVSPNKETTWEEATRKAARAPAAQLADEAFLARLCDREQQRGRPPAPRILPWCTPQLHASRRQGAHQFHHLPVPAPSRDGEQIDPRYGVSKRLVPSGPNRLHN, from the coding sequence ATGGCGAAGCCGTCAAACTCAGCTTTGCGCCGGCCGCCGCTATTAAAACGTAGCACCACCAAACGGAGAGAGGCCGAGCGCCACTACGCGATGAAGCCCTCGCATTGCCTCTGCTTGCTTTTCTTGGTCTCCATCCTCGTGGCCTCGTCGGCCGTCGTCaccgtgtcgcctaacaaggagaCGACATGGGAGGAGGCCACCAGGAAGGCGGCGAGGGCACCGGCGGCGCAGCTGGCCGACGAGGCCTTCCTCGCCCGCCTCTGCGACCGCGAGCAGCAGCGCGGGCGGCCACCGGCACCGCGGATCCTCCCATGGTGCACGCCGCAGCTTCATGCCAGCAGGCGCCAAGGCGCCCACCAGTTCCACCACCTACCGGTGCCGGCGCCCAGCCGCGACGGCGAGCAGATAGACCCGCGCTACGGGGTGTCGAAGCGGCTCGTGCCGAGCGGGCCTAACAGGCTGCACAACTGA
- the LOC8072112 gene encoding lamin-like protein produces MKRTHTHTPILFHKYSAQKFKNSTPPLPLPVFHFDIQEMATATATGLLLVVLLLFAATPAPSLAELFVVGGKKHRWAPNNINYTGWADQQQFHVGDWLEFRYEKGKYDVVQVNETAYAACDASSPILSHSRGHNFVFRLNHTGRLYFICSRGYCWNGMKFSVLVQQPAVAPAPHASSASAAAAPGVWSAALAASLGWGWAVVRPLPFRV; encoded by the exons ATGAAGAGAACACACACGCACACCCCGATTCTATTCCATAAATACAGTGCCCAAAAGTTCAAGAATTCCACCCCGCCGCTGCCGCTTCCGGTCTTTCATTTCGACATCCAGGAAATGGCTACCGCGACCGCGACGGGCCTCTTGCTCGTGGTGCTCCTCCTCTTCGCGGCGACACCGGCCCCGTCCCTCGCGGAATTGTTCGTCGTCGGCGGCAAGAAACATCGCTGGGCCCCCAACAACATCAACTATACAGGCTGGGCGGACCAGCAGCAGTTCCACGTCGGCGACTGGCTCG AATTCAGGTACGAGAAGGGCAAGTACGACGTGGTGCAGGTGAACGAGACGGCGTACGCGGCGTGCGACGCCAGCAGCCCCATCCTCAGCCACAGCCGCGGCCACAACTTCGTCTTCCGGCTCAACCACACGGGCCGGCTCTACTTCATCTGCAGCCGCGGCTACTGCTGGAATGGCATGAAGTTCTCCGTGCTCGTCCAGCAGCCGGCcgtggcgccggcgccgcacGCGTCAAGCGCCAGTGCGGCTGCGGCGCCCGGGGTTTGGTCTGCGGCACTAGCTGCCTCGCTGGGCTGGGGCTGGGCGGTGGTCAGGCCGTTGCCGTTTCGGGTCTAA
- the LOC8072111 gene encoding uncharacterized protein LOC8072111: MGRLRACCRLRRFLAPPPPPQAAPPGQPLARGSNAAVAHVPPFSRLFSSASAAAAIAPHDARDSGLGGSTYWAWIRAATESAPAPSPPQEEEDEGPARYIPVKAYFLSTSIDLKSMQAEHGNDIVPPSTRSLNYIALRYSEFPPEIMNIGVKDNRFCYRYVVVFQYGSAVLFNIADHEAEYYLDIIRKHASGWLPEMRKDDYAVVEKPSLTTWMKGGLDYIVLKSLDTDGIRIISSVLGQSIALDHYIRQVDDMVEEFTEINRVMEKTGNFTMQRKKLFQLVGKANSNLADVIIRLGLFDRSEIAWKNANYAQILEYLREEYELNQRFGSLDFKLKFVEHNIHFLQEVLQNRRSDLLEWGVIILLIIEIAISLYEIVKDSMIS, translated from the exons ATGGGGCGGCTTCGCGCGTGCTGCCGTCTCCGCCGCTtcctcgcgccgccgccgccgccacaagCGGCTCCACCGGGCCAACCTCTGGCGCGCGGGTCCAACGCCGCGGTTGCTCACGTACCGCCTTTCTCGAGGCTTTTCTCGTCGGCCTCGGCGGCCGCGGCCATCGCGCCCCACGACGCACGCGACTCGGGCCTCGGCGGCTCGACGTACTGGGCTTGGATTCGTGCCGCGACCGAGTCGGCCCCGGCGCCCTCGCCGccacaggaggaggaggacgagggcCCGGCACGGTACATCCCCGTCAAGGCCTACTTCCTCTCCACCAG CATTGATCTGAAGAGCATGCAGGCGGAGCACGGGAATGATATCGTACCTCCGTCGACCCGTTCGCTTAATTACATTGCGCTTCGGTACTCCGAGTTCCCACCTGAGATTATG AACATTGGAGTGAAGGACAACCGATTTTGCTATCGCTATGTGGTTGTTTTCCAGTATGGTTCTGCTGTGCTTTTCAATATTGCTGATCATGAAGCTGAGTACTATCTTGATATAATTAGGAAGCATGCTTCAGGATGGCTTCCAGAAATGAGAAAAGATG ATTATGCAGTGGTCGAGAAACCATCCTTGACAACATGGATGAAAGGAGGTCTTGATTACATAGTTCTTAAAAGTTTAGACACAGATGGGATTCGCATAATTTCAAGTGTTCTTGGTCAAAGTATCGCCCTTGATCATTATATTCGGCAG GTCGATGATATGGTTGAAGAATTCACTGAAATTAATCGTGTCATGGAAAAAACTGGCAACTTCACCATGCAAAGAAAAAAACTCTTTCAACTTGTGGGCAAGGCTAATTCTAATCTTGCAGATGTTATCATCAGACTTGGTCTTTTTGACAG GTCGGAAATTGCTTGGAAAAATGCAAATTATGCCCAAATTCTAGAGTATCTTCGGGAGGAATATGAACTGAATCAGCGTTTTGGAAGCCTTGACTtcaaactgaaatttgtggag CACAATATTCATTTTCTTCAAGAGGTCCTCCAAAATAGACGGTCCGATCTGCTGGAATGGGGTGTCATAATACTGCTGATTATTGAGATTGCCATCTCATTATATGAAATTGTCAAGGACTCCATGATCTCTTAG